GGGCCTTCGTCTACGAAAATTTTCGCAACTTTCAGATCATCAATATCAGCACCATCGTTATGCTCTGCATTAGCAATAGCAGACTCTAATACTTTTTTAACCAGTACAGCCGCTTTTTTATTGGTGTACGTTAAAATATCAAGTGCCTGAGACACTTTTTTACCGCGAACAAGATCTGCAACTAAGCGAACTTTTTGTGCAGAAGAACGAGCGTGGCGGTACTTTGCAATTGTTTCCATCTCTTTCTCCTACTTATTTCTTCTTAGCTTTCTTATCCGCAGCGTGGCCGCGATAAGTACGAGTCGGCGCGAATTCACCCAATTTATGACCAACCATTTCGTCGGAAACATAAACTGGAACGTGCTGACGACCATTATGGACAGCGATGGTCAAACCGATCATGTTAGGAAAGATCGTTGAACGACGGGACCAAGTACGAATTGGTTTCTTGTCCCCGCTTTCCACCGCTTTCTCTACCTTCTTCAGCAAGTGTAGGTCAATAAAAGGACCCTTCTTGAGAGAACGTGGCATAGCTAATCCTCTATATTAATTATTTCTTATTGCGACGGCGAACAATATACTTATCAGTACGTTTGTTGCTACGCGTTTTCAATCCTTTGGCTTTTTGACCCCATGGAGACACAGGATGTTTACCAAAGTTACGACCTTCACCACCACCATGTGGATGGTCTACCGGGTTCATTGCTGTACCACGAACAGTAGGACGAACACCACGCCAACGCGAAGCACCCGCTTTACCTAATACGCGAAGCATATGTTCTGAATTACCCACTTCACCAATAGTGGCGCGGCAATCAGATAATACTTTACGCATTTCACCTGAACGTAGACGTAATGTTACATAAGCACCATCACGAGCAACGATTTGAACATAACTACCAGCAGAGCGAGCAAGTTGTCCGCCTTTACCTGGTTTCATTTCAATATTATGCACGGTAGAACCGACTGGAATATTGCGCATCGGTAAACAGTTACCTGTTTTAATTGATGCATCAACACCAGATTGGATCTGATCACCTGCTTTTAAGCCTTTAGGCGCTAAAATATAACGACGTTCACCGTCTTTATATAGAACCAATGCAATATTTGCACTACGGTTCGGATCATATTCCAAACGTTCAACAACTGCTGGAATACCATCTTTATTACGCTTAAAGTCGACAATACGATAATGTTGTTTATGACCACCACCGATATGACGGGTAGTGATACGACCATTATTATTGCGACCACCAGTTTTGCTTTTTGAATCAAGCAACGGTGCATAAGGCTTACCTTTATGCAACTCTGGGTTAACCACTTTAACAACGTGGCGACGACCCGGAGATGTAGGTTTACACTTAACAACTGCCATTGTTCTTACTCCTCCGAATTACTCAGCGACGCCAGCAAGGTCTAAGTTTTGACCTTCTGCTAAAGTAACGTAAGCTTTTTTCCAGTCGCTACGGCGACCGATTTGTTGACCACGACGTTTTACTTTGCCTTTAACAACAAGAGTATTTACGTCATCTACTTTAACTTCAAATAGTTGTTCAACTGCGGCTTTAATCTCTCTCTTAGTAGCATCTTTAGCAACTTTCAATACTAATGTATTTGTTTTTTCCATTGAAATAGATGCTTTTTCAGAAACATGTGGTGCTCGCAGGACTTTAAGCAGACGCTCTTCACGAATCATGCTAACATCTCCTCTACTTGTTTAACGGCATCAACAGTGATAACCACTTTGTCAAATGCAATCAAACTAACTGGATCAATACCTGCCACATCACGCACATCAACTTTATATAAGTTACGTGCTGCTAAGAAAAGATTTTCATCAACTTCAGAGGTAATGATTAGAACATCATTTAAGTTCATATCATTTAATTTCTGAGTTAATAATTTAGTCTTAGGTGCTTCAACAGTAAATGTTTCAACCACGATTAAACGTTCTTGACGCACTAATTCAGAGAAAATACTCTTTAATGCACCACGATACATTTTACGGTTAACTTTTTGGCTATGATCTTGTGGTTTTGCTGCAAATGTTACACCACCACTACGCCAGATTGGGCTCTTAATAGAACCTGAACGAGCACGACCAGTGCCTTTTTGACGCCATGGTTTTTTGCCTGAACCAGCGATTTCTGCACGAGTTTTTTGTGCGCGAGAGCCTTGACGAGCAGCAGATGCATAAGCAACAACTACTTGGTGAACTAACGCTTCATTAAACTCACGTCCGAAGGTAGTTTCGGAAACAGAAAGCGCTTGCGCGTCTTTTACTACTAATTCCATCTCTATCTCCTCGACGTTAAGCCTTGATTGCCGGTTTAACAATTACGTCACTATTGATTGCGCCTGGTACTGCACCTTTAATTAATAAAAGGTTACGTTCTGCATCAACACGCACAATATCTAAGTTTTGAACAGTTACACGTTCATTACCTAGGTGACCTGCCATTTTACGACCTTTGAACACTTTACCTGGAGTTTGGTTTTGACCGATAGAGCCATGACCACGGTGTGCCAAAGAGTTACCATGTGTTGCATCTTGAGTACGGAAATTCCAACGTTTAGTTACGCCAGCAAAACCTTTACCTTTAGATGTTCCAGTAACATCAACTTTTTTAACGTCTGTAAAAATATCAACGTTAATGCTTTGACCTACAGTATATTCGCCTTCTTCAAAACGGAATTCCCATAGACCACGACCAGCTTCAACGCCAGCCTTAGCGAAATGACCTGCTTCAGGTTTATTTACGCGGCTTGCTTTTTTGCTGCCAGTAGTAACCTGAATAGCTTGATAACCATCATTCTCAAGAGTTTTAACTTGAGTAACGCGGTTACTTTGAACTTCAACTACGGTGACAGGAATAGAAACACCCTCTTCGGTGAAGATTCGTGTCATTCCTACTTTACGACCGATTAAACCAATCATTGTTTAGACCTCTCAATCATTCAGCTTAGGATTAACCTAAACTGATCTGCACATCAACACCGGCAGCAAGGTCTAGACGCATTAAAGCATCAACTGTTTTTTCAGTTGGCTCAACGATATCAACTAGACGTTTGTGAGTACGAATCTCATATTGATCACGCGCATCTTTATTTACGTGCGGAGAAATCAATACGGTGAAACGTTCTTTGCGTGTCGGTAATGGAATAGGACCACGAACTTGTGCGCCTGTGCGCTTCGCAGTTTCTACAATTTCAGCAGTTGATTGATCAATCAAACGATGATCAAACGCTTTTAACCGAATACGGATTCTTTGGTTCGACATGAGACCAGAGCTCCACTATTTAAAAGTTATAACAAAAGATTACTCCTCTTGCCCTGTTTCGATTGACAGGAGAGTGTAATCCGTTCTTTTTCGTAATTCCCAAATCGGGAATATTGTTGATATAATTCAATATTTTTACATAAAGATTATATCTTTTTACTCATTTGCTTACATAAAGACAATAAACAAAGTGGCGGGATTATACCCCGTTAGTTAATCAACATCAAGTATTAATTATCATACAGATAGAGAAAATATGATCATTAATAGCTATCAAAAAAGTTGAGGAACGGGGTTTTTGGGCATATTTATGTCGCTATCAGTCACTCAAGTCTGACTATCAAAATGCGCCTCAATACATCATTTTTATTTAATATTGCAATAACTCATCGCGATTTCAGATGCTAATTTTGCATTATTAAAAACAAGATTGATATTTGCTTCTAAGCTATCACCACCAGTTAACTCAACCACCTTCGCTAACAAGAATGGGGTAGTCTCTTTACCTTTAATTCCTTGCTCAACTGATTCTTTTAATGCTTTTTCAATTGCTGCCGTAATTAACGCTTCATCCATTGCATATTGTGTCGGGATAGGATTTGCAACCACAACTCCACCATTTAAACCTAAATCCCATTTTACTTTAATCATGTCAGCAATCTGTTTAGCGCTATCTAGTTTTACGCTAACATCAAACGGACTAGTTCGGCTAAAGAACGATGGCAGTTTTTCTGTTTGATAACCAACCACAGGTACACCAAATGTTTCAAGATATTCCATTGTTAAACCTAAATCTAAAATTGATTTCGCCCCAGCACAGACTACCGCAACATTAGTATTAGCGAGTTCTTGAAGGTCGGCTGAAATATCAAAGGTATGCTCAGCACCTCGATGAACACCACCAAGCCCGCCGGTTGCAAAAACTCGAATACCAGCTAATTCAGCAATAATCATTGTAGCTGCAACCGTTGTCGCGCCATTTTGTTTATTGGCAACAACAACAGGTAAATCACGACGACTCACTTTTGTTACATTTAACCCTTCTTTACCAAGAATGGTGATCTCTTCTTTGGATAATCCCGCTTTTAAACGACCATTAATTACCGCAATCGTTGCAGGAATTGCGCCATTTTTTCTGACTATTTCTTCCACTTTTAATGCTGTTTCCACATTTTGTGGATAAGGCATACCATGTGAAATAATAGTAGATTCTAAAGCAACGACTGGTTGATTATTTTCAAGCGCTTGTTTGACTTCAGGCGAAATATCAAGATATTGATTATACTTAGACATATTGTTCATGAAAGGGACTCCAAAATATTTTGAACACAATTAATTGATAAATTAGGATTATTAGTAAATTCTGATGATAATGTTAATGATGAAC
This Gilliamella sp. ESL0443 DNA region includes the following protein-coding sequences:
- the rplV gene encoding 50S ribosomal protein L22 → METIAKYRHARSSAQKVRLVADLVRGKKVSQALDILTYTNKKAAVLVKKVLESAIANAEHNDGADIDDLKVAKIFVDEGPTMKRIMPRAKGRADRILKRTSHITVIVSDR
- the rpsS gene encoding 30S ribosomal protein S19; translation: MPRSLKKGPFIDLHLLKKVEKAVESGDKKPIRTWSRRSTIFPNMIGLTIAVHNGRQHVPVYVSDEMVGHKLGEFAPTRTYRGHAADKKAKKK
- the rplB gene encoding 50S ribosomal protein L2 — its product is MAVVKCKPTSPGRRHVVKVVNPELHKGKPYAPLLDSKSKTGGRNNNGRITTRHIGGGHKQHYRIVDFKRNKDGIPAVVERLEYDPNRSANIALVLYKDGERRYILAPKGLKAGDQIQSGVDASIKTGNCLPMRNIPVGSTVHNIEMKPGKGGQLARSAGSYVQIVARDGAYVTLRLRSGEMRKVLSDCRATIGEVGNSEHMLRVLGKAGASRWRGVRPTVRGTAMNPVDHPHGGGEGRNFGKHPVSPWGQKAKGLKTRSNKRTDKYIVRRRNKK
- the rplW gene encoding 50S ribosomal protein L23, producing MIREERLLKVLRAPHVSEKASISMEKTNTLVLKVAKDATKREIKAAVEQLFEVKVDDVNTLVVKGKVKRRGQQIGRRSDWKKAYVTLAEGQNLDLAGVAE
- the rplD gene encoding 50S ribosomal protein L4 — protein: MELVVKDAQALSVSETTFGREFNEALVHQVVVAYASAARQGSRAQKTRAEIAGSGKKPWRQKGTGRARSGSIKSPIWRSGGVTFAAKPQDHSQKVNRKMYRGALKSIFSELVRQERLIVVETFTVEAPKTKLLTQKLNDMNLNDVLIITSEVDENLFLAARNLYKVDVRDVAGIDPVSLIAFDKVVITVDAVKQVEEMLA
- the rplC gene encoding 50S ribosomal protein L3, whose product is MIGLIGRKVGMTRIFTEEGVSIPVTVVEVQSNRVTQVKTLENDGYQAIQVTTGSKKASRVNKPEAGHFAKAGVEAGRGLWEFRFEEGEYTVGQSINVDIFTDVKKVDVTGTSKGKGFAGVTKRWNFRTQDATHGNSLAHRGHGSIGQNQTPGKVFKGRKMAGHLGNERVTVQNLDIVRVDAERNLLLIKGAVPGAINSDVIVKPAIKA
- the rpsJ gene encoding 30S ribosomal protein S10; amino-acid sequence: MSNQRIRIRLKAFDHRLIDQSTAEIVETAKRTGAQVRGPIPLPTRKERFTVLISPHVNKDARDQYEIRTHKRLVDIVEPTEKTVDALMRLDLAAGVDVQISLG
- a CDS encoding pseudouridine-5'-phosphate glycosidase; its protein translation is MNNMSKYNQYLDISPEVKQALENNQPVVALESTIISHGMPYPQNVETALKVEEIVRKNGAIPATIAVINGRLKAGLSKEEITILGKEGLNVTKVSRRDLPVVVANKQNGATTVAATMIIAELAGIRVFATGGLGGVHRGAEHTFDISADLQELANTNVAVVCAGAKSILDLGLTMEYLETFGVPVVGYQTEKLPSFFSRTSPFDVSVKLDSAKQIADMIKVKWDLGLNGGVVVANPIPTQYAMDEALITAAIEKALKESVEQGIKGKETTPFLLAKVVELTGGDSLEANINLVFNNAKLASEIAMSYCNIK